A window of the Equus asinus isolate D_3611 breed Donkey chromosome 20, EquAss-T2T_v2, whole genome shotgun sequence genome harbors these coding sequences:
- the LOC106837756 gene encoding olfactory receptor 6B9 — protein sequence MWKKNITHISELILVGFPTSPWLQVLLFLLFLITYLFVLLENLVIILTVWVTGSLHKPMYYFLGTMSFLETWYISVTVPKMLTGFLLRPNTISFLGCMTQLYFFISLACTECVLLAAMAYDRYVAICLPLRYPVIMTTGFCIQLTISSWVSGFTISMTKVYFISQVAFCGNNILNHFFCDVSPILKLACTDFSMAELVDFALAIIILVFPLSATVLSYVFIVSTILHIPSATGQWKAFSTCASHLTVVVIFYTAVIFMYVRPRAITSFNSNKLISVIYAVFTPMLNPIIYCLRNKDVKDAIRKTMASGRSLFLRDSLC from the coding sequence atgtggaagaaaAATATCACCCATATTAGTGAGTTGATCCTGGTGGGCTTCCCAACTTCCCCTTGGCTGCAGGTCctacttttcctcctcttcctcatcaccTACTTGTTTGTGCTGTTGGAAAACTTGGTCATAATCCTCACTGTATGGGTCACTGGGTCCCTGCACAAGCCCATGTACTATTTTCTGGGGACCATGTCCTTTCTGGAGACCTGGTATATATCTGTCACAGTCCCCAAGATGCTGACTGGGTTTCTACTTCGTCCCAATACCATATCTTTCCTGGGATGTATGACTCAGCTCTATTTCTTCATCTCACTTGCCTGTACTGAATGTGTGCTATTGgctgccatggcctatgaccgttATGTGGCTATATGTTTGCCTCTTCGCTATCCAGTCATCATGACCACAGGATTTTGTATTCAGCTGACCATCAGTTCCTGGGTGAGTGGCTTCACCATCTCCATGACAAAAGTATACTTTATCTCCCAAGTTGCCTTCTGTGGCAATAATATCTTGAACCATTTTTTCTGTGATGTGTCCCCTATCCTCAAACTGGCCTGCACGGACTTTTCCATGGCTGAGTTGGTGGACTTTGCACTAGCCATCATCATCCTTGTGTTTCCTCTCTCAGCCACTGTCCTCTCCTACGTCTTCATTGTCTCTACCATCCTCCACATTCCCTCGGCCACTGGGCAGTGGAAGGCCTTCTCTACCTGTGCCTCTCATCTTACCGTGGTGGTCATCTTCTACACAGCTGTGATCTTCATGTATGTCCGACCTCGGgctattacttcatttaattctaaCAAATTGATCTCAGTCATATATGCAGTCTTTACTCCCATGCTCAATCCTATCATCTACTGCCTGAGGAACAAGGATGTCAAAGATGCCATCAGAAAAACCATGGCAAGTGGCCGATCCCTTTTCTTGAGAGATTCTCTTTGCTGA
- the LOC106837768 gene encoding olfactory receptor 6B9-like — protein sequence MLEENITLVSEFILVGFPTAPWLQVLLFFLFLVVYLLVAVENLVIMLAVWVTGSLHKPMYYFLSSLSFLEVWYVSVTVPKMLDGFLLQRRHISFTGCMTQLYFFISLACTECVLLAAMAYDRYVAICHPLRYPVIMTPGYCAQLVTSSYMTGFMVSVIKVCFISHVTFCGSNVMNHFFCDISPILKLACKDMSTAELVDFALAIFILVFPLTTTVLSYVYIVSTILRIPSSQGRKKAFSTCASHLTVVIIYYTAMIFMYVRPRAIASFNSNKLISAVYAVLTPMLNPFIYCLRNQEVKNAIKKTVGFRGWPRGRVVKFTRSAAGGPVFR from the coding sequence ATGCTGGAGGAAAACATCACTCTGGTCAGCGAGTTCATCCTGGTGGGCTTCCCCACTGCCCCATGGCTTCAAgtcctgctcttcttcctcttccttgtggTCTatctgctggtggcagtggagaaTCTTGTCATCATGCTTGCGGTTTGGGTCACTGGCTCCCTCCATAAGCCCATGTACTATTTCCTGAGCAGCTTGTCTTTCCTGGAGGTCTGGTATGTCTCCGTCACAGTCCCCAAGATGCTAGATGGATTCCTCCTGCAGAGACGGCACATTTCCTTCACAGGTTGCATGACCCAGCTCTACTTCTTCATTTCACTTGCCTGCACAGAATGTGTGCTTCTAGCagccatggcctatgaccgctatgtggccatctgccaccCTCTCCGGTACCCAGTCATCATGACCCCAGGTTATTGTGCACAGCTGGTGACTTCCTCCTATATGACTGGTTTCATGGTCTCTGTCATCAAGGTCTGTTTCATTTCACATGTCACCTTTTGTGGTTCCAATGTCATGaaccactttttctgtgacatCTCACCAATCCTGAAACTGGCCTGCAAAGACATGTCCACAGCTGAGCTAGTGGACTTTGCCTTAGCTATTTTCATCCTTGTCTTCCCTCTTACCACCACCGTCCTTTCCTATGTCTACATTGTCTCTACAATTCTGCGTATACCCTCCagccaaggaaggaagaaagccttctccacctgtgcatCCCACCTCACTGTAGTCATAATTTATTACACAGCCATGATTTTCATGTATGTTCGGCCCAGAGCTATTGCATCATTTAATTCCAACAAACTAATCTCAGCTGTGTATGCAGTCCTCACACCCATGTTAAATCCCTTCATCTACTGCCTTAGGAACCAGGAAGTCAAGAATGCTATCAAAAAGACTGTgggatttaggggctggccccgtggccgagtggttaagttcacgcgctccgctgcaggcggcccagtgtttcgttag